The following proteins are encoded in a genomic region of Arachis stenosperma cultivar V10309 chromosome 4, arast.V10309.gnm1.PFL2, whole genome shotgun sequence:
- the LOC130976288 gene encoding dolichol-phosphate mannose synthase subunit 2 translates to MELADRAVGFLLTFLSLSIFTYYTFWVIILPFVDGDHFVHKYFLPQEYAILIPVSAGVAILCFLCIFIGLVMLKSKKKKA, encoded by the exons ATGGAATTAGCTGATAGAGCAGTTGGATTTCTACTAACTTTTCTTAGCTTATCAATATTCACGTATTATACATTCTGGGTTATAATCCTG CCATTTGTAGATGGTGATCACTTTGTGCACAAGTATTTCTTGCCTCAAGAGTATGCCATACTAATACCGGTTTCAGCTGGTGTTGCAATTCTTTGCTTCTTGTGCATATTTATTGGATTAGTCATGCTCAaatcaaaaaagaagaaggctTAA